From a single Camarhynchus parvulus chromosome 6, STF_HiC, whole genome shotgun sequence genomic region:
- the EMX2 gene encoding LOW QUALITY PROTEIN: homeobox protein EMX2 (The sequence of the model RefSeq protein was modified relative to this genomic sequence to represent the inferred CDS: deleted 1 base in 1 codon): MGGGELSPKIISGPKGKRENTDKAGTGDLIPCPVCERPACPSFARCGCPALCAAHRAVRPARRSQGEINKFGAGGRAVLSPERNLSPSGASLPDAPGPIKSLPAANFPGSSPAHQRETGRDWVGDSRRGSSMFQPTPKRCFTIESLVAKDSPLPASRSEDPIRPAALSYANSSPMNPFLNGFHSTGRGVYSNPDLVFAEAVSHPPNPAVPVHPVPPPHALAAHPLPASHSTHPLFASQQRDPSTFYPWLIHRYRYLGHRFQGNETSPESFLLHNALARKPKRIRTAFSPSQLLRLEHAFEKNHYVVGAERKQLAHSLSLTETQVKVWFQNRRTKFKRQKLEEEGSDSQQKKKGTHHINRWRIATKQASPEEIDVTSDD; this comes from the exons aTGGGAGGAGGAGAACTCAGCCCTAAAATCATCTCCGGACCCAAAGGTAAACGCGAAAATACGGACAAGGCTGGAACCGGAGACTTGATCCCCTGTCCCGTCTGCGAGCGCCCGGCGTGTCCCAGCTTTGCACGATGCGGCTGCCCCGCGCTTTGTGCTGCGCACCGCGCGGTGCGGCCAGCGCGGAGGAGCCAAGGGGAAATAAATAAGTTCGGAGCAGGAGGACGAGCCGTTCTCTCACCGGAACGAAACCTTTCCCCAAGCGGGGCATCTCTCCCTGACGCCCCGGGGCCGATCAAG TCACTCCCTGCTGCAAACTTCCCCGGATCGTCTCCCGCGCACCAGAGAGAGACGGGCAGAGATTGGGTCGGGGACTCTCGTCGCGGCAGCAGCATGTTTCAGCCCACACCCAAGCGGTGTTTCACCATCGAGTCGCTGGTGGCCAAAGACAGCCCCTTGCCCGCGTCTCGCTCCGAGGATCCTATCCGGCCGGCGGCGCTCAGCTATGCCAATTCCAGCCCGATGAAT CCTTTTCTCAACGGCTTCCACTCCACTGGCAGGGGGGTCTACTCCAACCCGGACTTGGTCTTTGCAGAGGCCGTCTCCCACCCGCCGAACCCGGCCGTGCCGGTCCATCCCGTGCCCCCTCCTCACGCCCTGGCCGCCCACCCGCTGCCTGCTTCGCACTCCACGCACCCGCTCTTCGCCTCGCAGCAAAGGGACCCCTCCACCTTCTACCCGTGGCTAATACACCGCTACCGGTATCTGGGCCACAGGTTCCAAG GGAATGAAACCAGCCCGGAGAGCTTCCTATTGCACAATGCACTGGCCAGGAAACCCAAACGGATCCGTACAGCtttctccccatcccagttACTGAGACTGGAACATGCCTTTGAGAAGAACCATTATGTAGTGGGAGCGGAGAGAAAACAGCTGGCACACAGCCTCAGCCTCACGGAAACTCAG GTAAAAGTATGGTTTCAGAACAGACGGACAAAGTTCAAGCGGCAAAAGTTGGAAGAGGAAGGTTCAGACtcacaacagaagaaaaaagggactCATCACATTAACCGGTGGAGAATCGCCACCAAACAAGCCAGTCCAGAGGAAATCGACGTCACGTCGGACGATTAA